A genomic window from Thioalkalivibrio sp. ALJ12 includes:
- a CDS encoding SDR family oxidoreductase, producing MPEPPDSGSQRVALVTGAALGIGLGITKRLVRDGWQVVLADIDGPECQRAATRLGPTARAITLDVRDEEQVREAVRRTEEWHGGLDALVNNAGISDPHSGPLEELELADWKRWLDTNLTGAFLLAKHALPLLHRRRGAIVNISSTRALQSEPDTEAYAASKGGLDAFTHALAISAGPGVRVNAIRPGWIDTRSPEQQQAEPLSAQDHTQHPAGRVGQPGDIAALTAFLLGPDAGFVTGQIWTADGGMTRRMIYAD from the coding sequence GTGCCTGAACCCCCGGACAGCGGGTCGCAACGCGTCGCGCTGGTCACCGGCGCGGCGCTCGGGATCGGCCTCGGCATTACCAAGCGCCTGGTGCGGGATGGCTGGCAGGTCGTGCTGGCCGATATCGACGGCCCCGAATGCCAACGGGCCGCCACGCGGCTGGGCCCCACCGCCCGGGCCATCACGCTGGATGTCCGCGACGAGGAACAGGTCCGCGAGGCGGTGCGACGCACGGAAGAATGGCACGGCGGCCTGGATGCCCTGGTGAACAACGCCGGCATCAGCGACCCGCACTCCGGACCACTGGAAGAGCTGGAACTCGCCGACTGGAAGCGCTGGCTGGACACCAACCTCACCGGCGCCTTCCTGCTCGCCAAGCATGCTCTGCCGCTGCTGCACCGCCGCCGGGGCGCCATCGTCAACATCAGCTCCACCCGCGCCCTGCAGTCAGAACCGGACACCGAGGCCTACGCCGCGAGCAAGGGCGGACTGGACGCCTTCACCCACGCCCTGGCGATCAGCGCCGGCCCGGGGGTCCGCGTCAACGCCATCCGCCCCGGCTGGATCGACACCCGCAGTCCCGAGCAGCAACAGGCCGAGCCGCTGTCCGCACAGGACCACACCCAGCATCCGGCCGGGCGCGTCGGCCAGCCCGGCGACATCGCCGCCCTCACCGCCTTTCTGCTCGGCCCCGACGCCGGCTTCGTCACCGGCCAGATCTGGACCGCCGACGGCGGCATGACCCGCCGCATGATCTACGCCGACTGA
- the pepN gene encoding aminopeptidase N, with protein MRDASPQAVYLSDYQPPAFVVESLELDFDLAAAATEVTTRMAVRRNPQAAEPNGALRLYGDGVELVSLTVDGAEPGEGLLEQDGEGLLLHGLPESARLEIVSRCHPEQNTALEGLYASSGNLCTQCEPEGFRRITFFPDRPDVLTTYRVRLEADRGQYPVLLANGNRVEAGELDGGRHYAVWEDPFPKPSYLFALVAGDLACQRDTFTTMSGREVALELFVEAHNADRCDHALASLKRAMRYDEEAFGREYDLDVYMIVAVDDFNMGAMENKGLNLFNAKYVLASPDTATDSDFVAIESVIAHEYFHNWSGNRVTCRDWFQLSLKEGLTVFRDQEFTTDCTLFGVKRIDDVAMLRAFQFPEDAGPLAHPVRPDHYAEINNFYTLTVYEKGAELIRMLRTLIGRETFRRGLDLYFERFDGQAVTTDDFVAVMAEASGRDLSRFKRWYTQAGTPHVTASTAFDGPGGPARITLAQETPPTPGQDHKDPLVIPVRMAFLDAQGRRIQALREGDAAECDEWVLELDAAEHTFCFENLSAEPVAISWLRGFSAPVILNANQGVDELAHLLAHDDDAFARWEAAQTLFRRAIRARIEDDAADSALEAAIEHALHALIEAPAIEPVLLATILQLPPTRELAELFERVDPVRLRMERDDLEKRLYAPLAGAMQQIQPKLDDVDNGAFTAEAMGRRQLRNRLLALRVAAGDQAAVPEALAQYQKARSMTMRMGALNAVNELDHEARQVLLTDFEQRYRDDPLVLDKYFGLQAGSQVPGGFERLDALLEHPGFRWTNPNRVRAVLGPFMARNERHFHQEDGAGYRRMGGFVEKLDAMNPQTAARLAQPLTRWQKVDSARGEQMRAELERLAALELSRDLRDVIERALA; from the coding sequence ATGCGTGATGCGAGTCCCCAGGCGGTTTATCTGAGCGATTACCAGCCGCCGGCGTTTGTGGTGGAGAGCCTGGAGCTGGACTTCGACCTGGCGGCGGCGGCGACCGAGGTGACCACGCGCATGGCGGTGCGGCGCAATCCGCAGGCGGCGGAGCCGAACGGGGCGCTGCGGCTCTACGGCGATGGCGTGGAGCTGGTGTCGCTGACCGTGGATGGCGCGGAGCCGGGCGAAGGCCTTCTGGAGCAGGACGGCGAGGGCCTGCTGCTGCACGGCCTGCCGGAGTCGGCGCGGCTGGAGATCGTCAGCCGTTGCCACCCGGAGCAGAACACCGCGCTGGAAGGCCTGTACGCCTCCAGCGGCAATTTGTGCACGCAGTGCGAGCCGGAGGGCTTTCGCCGCATCACGTTCTTCCCCGACCGTCCGGATGTGCTGACCACCTACCGCGTGCGGCTGGAGGCGGACCGGGGGCAGTACCCGGTGCTGCTGGCCAACGGCAACCGCGTGGAGGCCGGCGAGCTGGACGGCGGGCGCCACTACGCGGTGTGGGAGGACCCGTTCCCCAAGCCGTCGTACCTGTTTGCGCTGGTCGCCGGGGATCTGGCCTGCCAGCGCGACACCTTCACGACCATGTCCGGGCGCGAGGTCGCGCTGGAGCTGTTTGTGGAGGCGCATAACGCGGATCGTTGCGATCATGCGCTGGCCTCGCTGAAGCGCGCGATGCGTTATGACGAGGAGGCCTTCGGCCGCGAATACGATCTGGACGTGTACATGATCGTCGCGGTGGACGACTTCAACATGGGGGCGATGGAGAACAAGGGGCTGAACCTGTTCAACGCCAAGTACGTGCTGGCCAGCCCCGACACCGCCACCGACAGCGACTTTGTCGCCATCGAGTCGGTGATCGCCCACGAGTATTTCCACAACTGGTCCGGCAACCGCGTGACCTGCCGCGACTGGTTCCAGCTGTCGCTGAAGGAGGGGCTTACGGTCTTCCGCGACCAGGAGTTCACCACCGACTGCACTCTGTTTGGCGTCAAGCGCATCGACGATGTCGCCATGCTGCGCGCCTTCCAGTTCCCGGAGGACGCCGGACCGCTGGCACACCCGGTGCGCCCGGACCACTACGCCGAGATCAACAACTTCTACACCCTGACCGTTTACGAGAAGGGCGCGGAGCTGATCCGCATGCTGCGCACCCTGATCGGGCGCGAGACCTTCCGCCGCGGGCTGGACCTCTACTTCGAGCGCTTCGATGGCCAGGCCGTGACGACGGACGACTTTGTCGCGGTGATGGCCGAGGCCAGCGGTCGCGATCTCTCCCGCTTCAAGCGCTGGTACACCCAGGCCGGCACGCCGCATGTGACCGCGAGTACCGCCTTTGACGGCCCCGGTGGTCCCGCCCGCATCACGCTCGCGCAGGAGACCCCGCCAACGCCCGGGCAGGACCACAAGGATCCGCTCGTGATCCCGGTGCGCATGGCCTTTCTCGATGCCCAGGGGCGGCGGATCCAGGCCCTCCGCGAGGGCGACGCCGCCGAGTGCGACGAATGGGTTCTGGAGCTGGATGCCGCCGAGCACACCTTCTGCTTCGAGAATCTGTCTGCCGAGCCGGTCGCGATCTCCTGGCTGCGCGGCTTCTCCGCCCCGGTGATCCTGAACGCCAATCAGGGCGTGGACGAACTGGCTCACCTGCTGGCGCACGACGACGACGCCTTCGCCCGCTGGGAGGCGGCGCAGACCCTGTTCCGCCGCGCAATCCGTGCGCGCATCGAGGATGACGCCGCCGACTCCGCGCTGGAGGCCGCCATCGAGCACGCCCTGCATGCCCTGATCGAGGCCCCGGCGATCGAGCCGGTGCTGCTGGCGACCATCCTGCAGCTGCCGCCCACGCGCGAGCTGGCCGAGCTGTTCGAGCGCGTCGACCCGGTGCGCCTGCGCATGGAGCGCGACGACCTGGAGAAGCGCCTCTATGCCCCGCTGGCGGGTGCGATGCAGCAGATCCAGCCGAAGCTGGACGATGTGGACAACGGCGCCTTCACCGCCGAGGCGATGGGCCGGCGCCAGCTGCGCAACCGCCTGCTGGCGCTGCGCGTGGCGGCCGGCGACCAGGCTGCGGTGCCCGAGGCCCTGGCGCAGTACCAGAAGGCGCGCAGCATGACCATGCGCATGGGCGCGCTGAATGCGGTGAACGAGCTCGATCACGAGGCCCGCCAGGTGCTGCTGACGGACTTCGAACAGCGCTACCGCGACGACCCGCTGGTGCTGGACAAGTACTTCGGGCTGCAGGCCGGCAGTCAGGTCCCGGGCGGCTTCGAGCGCCTGGACGCGCTGCTGGAGCACCCGGGGTTCCGCTGGACCAACCCGAACCGGGTGCGCGCGGTATTGGGGCCTTTCATGGCGCGCAACGAACGCCACTTCCACCAGGAGGACGGCGCGGGCTACCGCCGCATGGGCGGCTTCGTCGAGAAGCTGGATGCGATGAACCCGCAGACCGCCGCGCGCCTGGCCCAGCCGCTGACCCGCTGGCAGAAGGTGGACAGCGCCCGCGGCGAACAGATGCGCGCGGAACTCGAGCGCCTCGCCGCGCTCGAACTGTCGCGCGACCTGCGTGACGTGATCGAACGCGCGCTCGCGTAG
- a CDS encoding TatD family hydrolase, with protein MEWIDICFNLTHESFNKERDEVLERAREAGVSWMLITGADAHQSEKCLEIADQYPDCCRATLGLHPHLAKQWTDAIAARFSDLARADANVVAMGEMGLDYNRDHSPRPQQRIAFEAQLELAADLGLPVFLHERDAHHDFAQILRRWRDKLPAAVVHCFTGEADALAEYLDLDCHIGITGWVCDERRGTHLHPLVPRIPRGRLMIETDAPYLLPRTLPKGSGKKIGNGRRNEPAFLPHIGEYVAHLRDETPEDLAAHTTATATAFYNLPETAGA; from the coding sequence ATGGAATGGATCGATATCTGCTTCAACCTCACCCACGAATCCTTCAACAAGGAACGCGACGAGGTCCTCGAACGCGCCCGAGAGGCCGGCGTGTCCTGGATGCTGATCACCGGCGCCGACGCCCACCAGAGCGAAAAGTGCCTGGAGATCGCCGACCAGTACCCGGACTGCTGCCGCGCCACGCTGGGCTTGCATCCGCACTTGGCAAAGCAGTGGACCGACGCGATCGCCGCGCGGTTCAGTGACCTCGCACGCGCGGACGCCAACGTCGTCGCCATGGGCGAGATGGGGCTGGACTACAACCGCGACCACTCGCCGCGCCCGCAGCAGCGCATCGCCTTCGAGGCCCAGCTGGAGCTGGCCGCCGACCTCGGCCTGCCGGTATTCCTGCACGAGCGCGACGCCCACCACGACTTCGCCCAGATCCTGCGGCGCTGGCGCGACAAGCTGCCGGCCGCTGTGGTGCACTGCTTTACCGGCGAGGCCGATGCCCTGGCGGAATACCTCGACCTCGACTGCCACATCGGCATCACCGGCTGGGTCTGCGACGAACGCCGCGGCACCCACCTGCACCCGCTGGTGCCGCGCATCCCGCGCGGCCGCCTGATGATCGAGACCGACGCGCCCTACCTCCTGCCACGCACCCTGCCGAAGGGCAGCGGCAAGAAGATCGGCAACGGCCGGCGCAACGAACCCGCCTTCCTCCCCCACATCGGCGAATACGTGGCCCACCTGCGCGACGAGACCCCGGAAGACCTCGCCGCCCACACGACCGCCACCGCCACCGCCTTCTACAACCTGCCCGAAACCGCCGGTGCCTGA
- a CDS encoding GNAT family N-acetyltransferase/peptidase C39 family protein: MSQQVKQRVAPAAESPLIRPATLEDLEALVALEDAAFEIDRISRRQFRYLLTRGHAATLVAEGPGGEGLLGYVMLLFSRGTSLARLYSIAVSARARGQGLGRRLVEAAEDAARQHGRTDLRLEVRRDNAASLALFRGLGYRDFGTIDDYYEDHMDALRLQKSLATGPDPALVRAPYYAQTLEFTCGPAALMMAMRAVDPALKLDRRLELRLWRDATTIFMTSGHGGCGPYGLALAAAHRGFEVELLVRDRGVAFGDSVRSAEKKEVMQLVQEDMVEELEQLGVPVVHGPVNVSQLEARFGEGGVPVVLISSVRLYAERFPHWVTVTGFDERFVYVHDPFVDVEQGERAVDSVNMPIARADFERMARYGRAGLQAAVIVGPRRAAEGAHA, from the coding sequence GTGAGCCAGCAGGTCAAGCAACGGGTCGCGCCCGCCGCAGAATCGCCCTTGATCCGTCCGGCCACGCTGGAGGATCTGGAGGCGCTGGTGGCGCTGGAGGATGCGGCGTTCGAGATCGATCGCATCTCGCGGCGGCAATTTCGCTACCTGCTGACGCGCGGGCATGCGGCCACGCTGGTGGCGGAGGGACCCGGCGGGGAGGGCCTGCTCGGCTACGTGATGCTGCTGTTCAGCCGCGGGACGTCGCTGGCGCGGCTGTACTCGATTGCGGTCAGCGCGCGGGCGCGCGGCCAGGGGCTGGGCCGGCGCCTGGTGGAGGCGGCGGAAGACGCGGCGCGCCAGCACGGGCGGACCGATCTGCGTCTGGAGGTGCGGCGCGACAATGCGGCCAGCCTGGCCCTGTTCCGCGGGCTCGGGTATCGCGACTTCGGCACCATCGACGACTACTACGAGGACCACATGGATGCGCTGCGGCTGCAGAAGTCGCTGGCGACCGGCCCCGATCCGGCGCTGGTACGCGCCCCGTACTACGCGCAGACGCTGGAGTTCACCTGTGGCCCGGCTGCGCTGATGATGGCGATGCGCGCGGTGGACCCGGCGCTGAAGCTGGACCGGCGCCTGGAGCTGCGCCTTTGGCGCGACGCCACCACGATTTTTATGACCTCGGGCCACGGCGGCTGCGGGCCGTACGGGCTCGCGCTGGCGGCCGCCCATCGTGGGTTCGAGGTGGAACTGCTGGTGCGCGATCGCGGGGTGGCGTTCGGGGATTCCGTGCGCAGCGCGGAGAAGAAGGAGGTGATGCAGCTGGTGCAGGAGGACATGGTCGAGGAGCTGGAACAGCTCGGGGTGCCGGTGGTGCACGGCCCGGTGAACGTGTCCCAGCTGGAGGCGCGCTTTGGCGAGGGCGGGGTGCCGGTGGTTCTGATCAGCAGCGTGCGGCTGTATGCCGAGCGCTTCCCGCACTGGGTCACGGTGACGGGTTTCGACGAGCGCTTTGTCTACGTGCATGACCCGTTCGTGGACGTGGAGCAAGGGGAGCGCGCGGTGGACTCGGTGAACATGCCGATCGCGCGTGCGGACTTCGAGCGCATGGCGCGCTACGGCCGCGCGGGCCTGCAGGCAGCGGTGATCGTCGGCCCGCGCCGGGCGGCGGAGGGCGCGCATGCCTGA
- a CDS encoding haloacid dehalogenase type II — MRQTLAFDVYGTLIDTQGIAATLEGWMGDRAPVLARAWREKQLEYTFRRGLMGAYADFDTCTEQALRYCCEALGIALEAEQEAELLRRYRELPAFADAGPALDELRAEGHRLFAFSNGTAETVIGLLRNGGLTDRFEDLVSVDEIGCFKPDPRVYRHFLQRANALPRQAWLVSGNPFDVIGAQAAGMRTVWLDRARQGLFDPWGKEPTATIGGLDELSGALR; from the coding sequence ATGCGGCAGACGCTGGCGTTTGATGTGTACGGGACGCTGATCGATACGCAGGGGATTGCGGCGACGCTCGAGGGGTGGATGGGCGACCGGGCGCCGGTGCTGGCGCGGGCCTGGCGCGAGAAGCAGCTGGAGTACACCTTCCGGCGCGGGCTGATGGGGGCGTACGCGGATTTCGACACCTGCACCGAGCAGGCGTTGCGGTACTGCTGCGAGGCACTGGGTATCGCGCTCGAAGCGGAGCAGGAGGCGGAGCTGTTGCGGCGCTATCGAGAGCTCCCGGCCTTCGCCGATGCAGGGCCGGCCCTGGACGAGCTGCGGGCGGAGGGACACCGTCTATTCGCGTTCTCCAACGGGACGGCCGAGACGGTTATCGGGCTGCTGCGGAACGGCGGGCTGACGGATCGCTTCGAGGATCTCGTCAGCGTGGACGAGATTGGCTGCTTCAAACCGGACCCGCGCGTGTACCGGCATTTCCTGCAGCGGGCGAATGCGCTGCCCCGGCAGGCATGGCTGGTTTCAGGCAACCCCTTCGACGTGATCGGTGCGCAGGCTGCGGGCATGCGCACGGTCTGGCTTGACCGGGCGCGGCAGGGCCTGTTCGACCCCTGGGGCAAGGAGCCCACGGCCACCATCGGCGGCCTGGACGAACTGTCCGGGGCACTACGTTAG
- a CDS encoding RimK family protein, with the protein MPEHRILVERRADWKPHFPDLPVMAIDDYLRGPAADDPATLRVINLCRSQRYLSAGYYGSLLAEARGHRVIPSVRTLQDLSRKSIYSLDTEELDERVARVLGRSRQGAQPERLELTVLFGQCDEPALQEIAAQLFALFPAPMFRVEFRLQGRWQIHALRPFALNALEPEQEPAFFAALERYLSKPWRRRRGARSARYELAILHNPDEAMAPSTPATLKRFARAGQEQGMDVELIQARDLPRLAEFDALFIRETTAIDHYTYRFARKAEAEGMVVIDDADSILRCTNKVYLAERLAAHRVPTPKTVILNRETILRAEEQIGYPVVLKIPDGSFSRGVFKANDRAELESIARRLLKESDLILAQEFVYTEFDWRIGVLNRQPLYASQYLMSRKHWQIVNHDAKGGPREGGFRTLALADVPAAVVKTAVKAANLIGNGLYGVDLKQTPRGVMVIEVNDNPNLDAGIEDKVLGETLYTTLMQDFVRRLDAARRHRAAP; encoded by the coding sequence ATGCCTGAGCACCGCATCCTGGTCGAGCGCCGGGCGGACTGGAAGCCGCACTTCCCCGACCTTCCGGTCATGGCCATCGACGACTACCTGCGCGGCCCGGCCGCCGACGACCCGGCCACCCTGCGTGTGATCAACCTGTGCCGCAGCCAGCGTTACCTGTCCGCCGGGTACTACGGCTCGCTGCTGGCGGAGGCGCGCGGGCACCGGGTGATCCCCAGCGTGCGCACCCTGCAGGACCTGTCGCGCAAGTCCATCTACAGCCTGGATACCGAGGAGCTGGACGAGCGCGTGGCGCGCGTTCTGGGCCGCAGCCGCCAGGGCGCGCAGCCCGAGCGCCTGGAGCTGACCGTGCTGTTCGGCCAGTGCGACGAGCCGGCACTGCAGGAGATCGCCGCGCAGCTGTTCGCCCTGTTCCCCGCGCCGATGTTCCGGGTGGAGTTCCGGCTGCAGGGACGCTGGCAGATCCACGCCCTTCGCCCGTTCGCGCTGAACGCGCTGGAACCCGAGCAGGAGCCAGCCTTCTTCGCCGCGCTGGAGCGCTACCTCTCCAAACCCTGGCGCCGCCGCCGCGGGGCACGCAGCGCGCGCTACGAGCTGGCCATCCTGCACAACCCGGACGAGGCCATGGCCCCGTCCACGCCGGCCACGCTCAAGCGCTTCGCCCGCGCCGGGCAGGAGCAGGGGATGGATGTCGAGCTGATCCAGGCACGCGATCTGCCACGGCTGGCGGAGTTCGACGCCCTGTTTATCCGCGAGACCACGGCCATCGACCACTACACCTATCGCTTCGCGCGCAAGGCCGAGGCCGAGGGCATGGTGGTGATCGACGACGCCGACTCCATCCTGCGCTGCACCAACAAGGTCTACCTGGCCGAACGCCTTGCCGCCCATCGTGTGCCGACGCCAAAGACCGTGATCCTCAACCGCGAGACCATCCTGCGTGCGGAGGAACAGATCGGCTATCCCGTGGTGCTCAAGATCCCGGACGGCAGCTTCTCGCGCGGGGTGTTCAAGGCGAACGACCGCGCCGAGCTGGAATCCATTGCCCGGCGCCTGCTGAAGGAGAGCGATCTGATCCTCGCCCAGGAGTTTGTCTACACCGAGTTCGACTGGCGCATTGGCGTGCTCAACCGCCAGCCGCTGTACGCCTCGCAGTACCTGATGTCGCGCAAGCACTGGCAGATCGTCAACCACGACGCCAAGGGTGGCCCGCGCGAGGGCGGCTTTCGCACGCTGGCACTGGCGGACGTTCCCGCCGCCGTGGTCAAGACGGCCGTCAAGGCCGCCAACCTGATCGGCAATGGCCTCTACGGCGTCGATCTCAAGCAGACCCCGCGCGGCGTGATGGTCATCGAGGTCAACGACAACCCCAACCTCGACGCCGGCATCGAGGACAAGGTCCTCGGCGAAACGCTCTACACCACCCTGATGCAGGACTTCGTCCGCCGCCTCGACGCCGCCCGCCGCCACCGCGCCGCGCCCTGA
- a CDS encoding PEP/pyruvate-binding domain-containing protein yields the protein MATDRQPQHEAVSTGLDGLDRVLDGLRIGDNVVWRVDDIADYRRFVRPFVAAARAQDRSIIYLRFGAHAPLVEPGPGIEVVAIDALRGFEPFTRHVFRLITEHGRGAFYLCDCLSDLLEAWATDHMVGNFFRAICPYLYEMDTVAWFALHPHSHSHTTLSRIRETTQVLIDVRRAGEAVHVQPVKVWQRSSPTMFLPHRQHGTQFVPVVDSSEATRLQALLEEQRPGPPHGRQLLDYWDRLFLAASDALAEGAPAADRARVQDEILRVLIGRDERLLELARRHLGLEELLAVRSHMVGSGYIGGKAAGMLLARRMLLAQDPQRWRRALEPHDSHFIGADVYYAYLVHNGWWPRLMRQRTAEGYFDEARSLRRDMLHGEIPPEVRRELERVLDHYGQYPILVRSSSLLEDGFGNAFAGKYESVFCVNQGSPGERLAQLEDAIRRVYASTMSDDALSYRQQRGLMDQEEPMALLLQRVNGRYHGHYYLPDAAGVGVSWNTFVWDGALDPSAGMLRLVLGLGTRAVDRVARDHACVVALDQPERRPFRSPEEAYRYSQHAADVLDIQANREAVVPIQELAEAAPDLPLNLLGEVDREARRRAREQGREERLWRVTFTPLLQRTGFAPLMRDLLKTLEAAYAHPVDVEFTVHLDAEGNAGVNLVQCRPLATLGSDRPVELPGKVDPQRLLFASQGRFMGGNLDLAIDRVIRVDGARYAELPRPQKYAVARLVGALNRQYATPGDCTTLLIGPGRWGTSTPELGVPVRFADIDRVRILVEVADPDAGIVPDLSFGSHFFQDLVEARIAYAALFPAEADCEYHPAWLDRHPAHTPEVDIGDPVDPAVLATVQVHDTRDAALRVVADVVQQRLVCFRAGSTLTGTG from the coding sequence ATGGCCACCGATCGCCAACCTCAGCACGAGGCAGTCTCCACCGGGCTGGACGGCCTGGATCGGGTGCTCGACGGACTGCGGATCGGCGACAACGTGGTCTGGCGGGTCGATGACATCGCGGACTACCGCCGCTTTGTCCGGCCGTTCGTGGCCGCCGCCCGCGCCCAGGACCGTTCCATCATCTATCTGCGCTTTGGCGCGCATGCGCCGCTGGTGGAGCCGGGCCCGGGCATCGAAGTGGTCGCCATCGACGCGTTACGCGGCTTCGAGCCGTTTACCCGCCATGTGTTCCGCCTGATCACCGAGCATGGTCGCGGCGCCTTTTATCTGTGCGACTGCCTCTCCGACCTGCTGGAGGCCTGGGCCACCGACCACATGGTGGGCAACTTCTTCCGCGCCATCTGCCCCTATCTGTACGAGATGGATACGGTGGCCTGGTTCGCGCTGCATCCGCACAGCCATTCGCACACCACGCTGTCGCGCATCCGCGAGACCACGCAGGTGCTGATCGACGTGCGCCGCGCCGGCGAGGCGGTGCATGTGCAGCCGGTGAAGGTGTGGCAGCGCAGCTCGCCGACGATGTTCCTGCCGCACCGTCAGCACGGTACGCAGTTCGTGCCGGTGGTGGACAGCAGCGAGGCCACGCGGCTGCAGGCGTTGCTGGAGGAGCAGCGCCCCGGGCCCCCGCACGGCCGGCAGCTACTGGACTACTGGGACCGCCTGTTCCTCGCCGCCTCCGATGCGCTGGCGGAGGGGGCGCCGGCGGCCGACCGTGCCCGGGTGCAGGACGAGATCCTGCGGGTGCTGATCGGCCGCGACGAGCGCCTGCTGGAACTGGCGCGGCGTCACCTCGGGCTGGAGGAACTGCTGGCGGTCCGCAGCCACATGGTCGGCAGCGGCTACATCGGCGGCAAGGCTGCGGGCATGCTGCTGGCGCGGCGCATGCTGCTCGCGCAGGACCCGCAGCGCTGGAGGCGGGCGCTGGAGCCCCACGACTCGCACTTCATCGGGGCGGACGTGTACTACGCCTATCTGGTGCACAACGGCTGGTGGCCGCGGCTGATGCGCCAGCGCACCGCGGAGGGTTACTTCGACGAGGCGCGCAGCCTGCGCCGGGACATGCTGCACGGCGAGATCCCGCCGGAGGTGCGCCGCGAGCTGGAGCGGGTGCTCGACCACTACGGGCAGTACCCGATCCTGGTGCGTTCCAGCAGCCTCCTGGAAGACGGCTTCGGCAACGCCTTTGCCGGCAAGTACGAGAGCGTGTTCTGCGTAAACCAGGGCAGTCCCGGCGAGCGTCTGGCGCAGCTGGAGGACGCCATCCGCCGGGTCTATGCCTCGACCATGAGCGACGACGCGTTGAGCTACCGCCAGCAGCGTGGCCTGATGGATCAGGAAGAACCCATGGCGCTGCTGCTGCAGCGGGTCAACGGCCGCTACCACGGGCACTACTACCTTCCGGACGCCGCCGGGGTCGGGGTCTCGTGGAACACCTTCGTCTGGGACGGCGCGCTGGATCCGTCCGCCGGGATGCTGCGCCTGGTGCTGGGTCTGGGCACCCGCGCGGTGGACCGGGTCGCGCGCGACCATGCCTGCGTGGTGGCACTGGACCAGCCCGAACGGCGGCCGTTTCGCAGCCCGGAGGAGGCGTACCGCTATTCGCAGCACGCCGCCGACGTCCTCGACATCCAGGCCAACCGCGAGGCCGTCGTCCCCATCCAGGAACTGGCCGAGGCCGCGCCGGACCTGCCCCTGAACCTGCTCGGCGAGGTCGACCGTGAGGCCCGCCGCCGCGCCCGCGAACAGGGGCGCGAGGAGCGCTTGTGGCGGGTGACCTTCACCCCGCTGCTGCAGCGCACCGGCTTCGCCCCGCTGATGCGCGACCTGCTCAAGACCCTGGAGGCCGCCTACGCCCACCCGGTGGACGTCGAGTTCACTGTGCACCTCGACGCCGAAGGCAACGCCGGCGTGAACCTGGTGCAGTGCCGGCCGCTCGCCACCCTGGGCAGCGACCGGCCGGTGGAACTGCCCGGGAAGGTCGACCCGCAGCGGCTGCTGTTCGCCAGCCAGGGCCGCTTTATGGGCGGCAATCTGGACCTTGCCATCGACCGCGTCATCCGCGTGGACGGCGCACGCTACGCCGAGCTGCCCCGCCCGCAGAAATACGCCGTCGCCCGCCTGGTGGGCGCCCTCAACCGCCAGTATGCCACCCCTGGTGACTGCACCACGCTCCTGATCGGCCCCGGCCGCTGGGGCACCAGCACCCCCGAACTGGGCGTGCCCGTGCGCTTCGCCGATATTGACCGCGTGCGCATACTGGTGGAGGTGGCCGACCCCGATGCCGGCATCGTCCCCGACCTCTCGTTCGGCAGCCACTTCTTCCAGGACCTGGTGGAGGCGCGGATCGCCTACGCTGCGCTGTTCCCCGCCGAGGCGGACTGCGAGTACCACCCCGCCTGGCTCGACCGGCACCCCGCGCACACGCCCGAGGTCGACATCGGGGACCCTGTGGACCCCGCGGTACTCGCAACCGTGCAGGTCCATGACACCCGCGACGCCGCCCTGCGGGTGGTCGCCGACGTGGTGCAGCAGCGCCTCGTCTGCTTCCGGGCCGGCTCGACTTTGACGGGTACGGGGTGA
- a CDS encoding glycine cleavage system protein R: protein MKTSLILTLIGPDHPGLVSAVAARARAAGGNWLESRMAHLAGQFAGVVLLEVDTENADALEAALRGLEGDGLQVHIQRGSELPPAARHPVVLDLIGHDRPGIVQDITAVLSHHGVSVETLETACEPGSMTGEPMFRAMARLGVPEDLDLHTLQDDLEALANELMVDLELHDPLQEPPEAVA, encoded by the coding sequence ATGAAGACATCTTTGATTCTGACGCTCATCGGACCGGACCACCCGGGACTGGTCAGCGCGGTAGCGGCCCGGGCACGTGCGGCGGGCGGCAACTGGCTGGAGAGTCGGATGGCACATCTGGCCGGGCAGTTTGCCGGGGTGGTACTGCTGGAGGTGGATACCGAGAACGCCGACGCGCTGGAGGCCGCGCTGCGCGGGCTCGAAGGCGACGGGCTGCAGGTGCATATCCAGCGGGGCAGCGAACTGCCGCCGGCGGCGCGGCATCCGGTGGTGCTGGACCTGATCGGGCACGACCGACCGGGAATCGTGCAGGACATTACCGCCGTGCTCTCGCACCACGGCGTAAGTGTCGAGACGCTGGAGACCGCCTGCGAGCCGGGCTCGATGACCGGCGAGCCGATGTTCCGCGCGATGGCCCGCCTGGGCGTTCCCGAGGACCTGGACCTGCACACACTGCAGGATGACCTGGAGGCCCTGGCCAACGAGCTGATGGTCGACCTCGAACTCCACGACCCGCTGCAGGAACCGCCCGAGGCCGTAGCCTGA